A stretch of Suncus etruscus isolate mSunEtr1 chromosome 9, mSunEtr1.pri.cur, whole genome shotgun sequence DNA encodes these proteins:
- the LOC126018748 gene encoding olfactory receptor 1440-like: MVPVRERNHTSVTFFILLGLTEDKKLQHILFPIFLISYLVTLFWNLGLIILIRLDTQLQTPMYFFLSSLAFMDICYSTSVNPKMFYDFFKDEKRISFLACATQYFVGASLAQGECFVLAAMAYDRYVAIGKPLQYTTIMAPGLCWKMVIYAYASGMLCSLAETIPTFTLYFCGPNIIPHFICNISEIVALACSDTFYSDMTIFIVAIFVGFGSLLVIILSYIFIVVSVMKMSSGKGGSKAFNTCASHLTAVTLYYGTGLAVYLHPSSSHSKTMDKIMSLFYTVLIPMVNPAIYSLRNKEIKESLKKVTKRVAQKLH; this comes from the coding sequence ATGGTACCAGTTAGAGAAAGAAACCACACCTCTGTGACCTTCTTTATTCTCCTGGGACTCACAGAAGACAAAAAACTGCAACACATTCTTTTCCCTATATTCTTAATATCCTACCTGGTAACTCTTTTCTGGAACCTGGGTCTGATCATTTTAATCAGGCTGGATACCCAACTGCAAACTCCAATGTACTTTTTTCTCAGTTCCTTGGCTTTTATGGACATCTGCTATTCTACATCTGTTAACCCAAAGATGTTTTATGACTTCTTCAAAGAtgagaaaagaatttcttttcttgcttGTGCCACCCAGTATTTTGTTGGCGCTTCTCTGGCTCAAGGCGAATGCTTCGTCTTGGCCGCTATGGCCTATGATAGATATGTAGCTATTGGGAAGCCATTGCAGTACACGACCATCATGGCGCCTGGCCTGTGTTGGAAAATGGTTATATATGCCTATGCAAGCGGTATGCTTTGTAGCTTAGCTGAAACCATTCCTACCTTTACTCTTTACTTCTGTGGACCAAATATCATTCCACATTTCATATGTAACATATCTGAAATTGTTGCCTTGGCTTGCTCTGATACTTTTTACAGTGATAtgactatatttattgtagctaTTTTTGTTGGCTTTGGCTCTTTGCTTGTTATTATTTTATCCTATATCTTTATTGTGGTTTCTGTTATGAAAATGTCCTCTGGAAAAGGTGGTTCCAAGGCCTTCAATACCTGTGCTTCCCATCTGACAGCTGTGACACTTTACTATGGAACAGGCCTTGCGGTATATTTGCACCCTTCTTCCAGTCACTCTAAGACAATGGACAAGATAATGTCATTGTTTTATACTGTTCTCATCCCCATGGTAAATCCTGCTATCTATAGTCTGAGGaataaagagatcaaagagtcccTCAAGAAGGTGACGAAGAGGGTTGCACAGAAACTCCACTGA